A stretch of Schistocerca americana isolate TAMUIC-IGC-003095 chromosome 3, iqSchAmer2.1, whole genome shotgun sequence DNA encodes these proteins:
- the LOC124606961 gene encoding uncharacterized protein LOC124606961, whose product MQINQPSVALHQKPSAGVETSNSGSSFSKMTTIGMSPFSRLDVVRQGVPRPERREIIILRKGPKPQSPPLVSMVPVASAVPVKEEPSDGATPVAPPISGGRRKRTMASSSRRDGQQPPPLAVARRNARERNRVKQVNNGFANLRQHIPAAITAAYAAASGADLRAGGMNGGGGAARKLSKVETLRMAVDYIRRLQQLLAEADGVEMPTMGPASGAGNNGGADSPPVLIEDDDDESIAGLDASSPEPQHSVEAGFPNTPEGASSSSLLNFVGATSPQRQNEHYFASLTSPSKHPFPPQTTSPTRQQHVSESCIVPSVLSVEELATSSHFKQHDLSSRLPTVERTLLLSPDETAGLSQEKSEAPHSGLAYDVATLVSAGGGATSGLLRPQLPLALSRSHLQQLSAYEAAAASPLCDDALDGSAPASATSTFLRAHQLAASLVAQGYHYTLQVPPAPHPVVLKKEPSDSSDVMDVIGSWWDHEQKMRQQTAT is encoded by the coding sequence ATGCAAATTAACCAGCCGTCCGTGGCGCTGCACCAGAAGCCGTCAGCTGGCGTCGAGACATCTAACAGTGGCAGCTCTTTTTCGAAGATGACGACTATCGGCATGAGTCCGTTCTCGCGACTGGATGTGGTACGCCAGGGCGTTCCCAGGCCAGAACGCCGAGAGATCATCATTTTGCGGAAGGGTCCGAAACCGCAGTCCCCTCCGCTCGTGTCGATGGTGCCAGTGGCCTCAGCAGTACCGGTGAAAGAGGAGCCCAGCGACGGCGCTACTCCAGTCGCGCCCCCGATTTCTGGAGGACGCAGGAAGAGGACGATGGCCTCGAGCAGCCGCAGAGACGGACAACAGCCTCCTCCGCTGGCCGTAGCGCGGCGGAACGCGCGAGAGCGCAATCGCGTCAAGCAGGTCAACAACGGCTTTGCCAATCTGCGCCAGCACATCCCGGCCGCTATAACGGCGGCGTACGCTGCCGCCTCTGGCGCCGACCTGCGCGCCGGTGGGATGAACGGAGGCGGTGGCGCTGCTCGGAAGCTGAGCAAAGTGGAGACGCTGCGGATGGCCGTCGACTATATACGCCGACTGCAGCAGCTTCTGGCCGAGGCGGACGGCGTCGAAATGCCGACGATGGGACCGGCGTCGGGCGCCGGGAACAACGGCGGCGCCGACTCGCCCCCGGTGCTCatcgaagacgacgacgacgagtcGATCGCGGGATTGGACGCCAGCTCCCCGGAGCCGCAGCACAGCGTAGAAGCCGGTTTCCCCAACACGCCGGAAGGCGCCAGCAGCTCGTCTCTGCTCAACTTCGTGGGCGCGACGTCTCCCCAGCGCCAGAACGAGCACTACTTTGCATCGTTGACGTCGCCGTCGAAGCATCCCTTCCCACCCCAAACGACTTCACCGACTAGGCAACAACACGTCTCGGAAAGCTGCATAGTGCCGTCTGTCTTGTCAGTAGAAGAACTCGCCACCAGTTCGCATTTTAAGCAACATGACCTGTCTTCACGACTGCCTACTGTGGAGCGGACGCTACTCCTGTCGCCAGACGAGACCGCCGGCCTGTCGCAGGAGAAGTCGGAGGCGCCACACTCGGGACTCGCCTACGACGTCGCGACGCTGGTCTCCGCGGGCGGCGGCGCCACTTCCGGTTTGCTGAGGCCGCAGCTGCCGCTGGCTCTGTCCAGATCGCACCTGCAGCAGCTGTCCGCTTACGAAGCGGCCGCCGCCTCACCACTGTGCGACGACGCCCTGGACGGCTCTGCGCCGGCGTCGGCCACGTCCACCTTTCTGAGGGCACACCAGCTGGCCGCCAGCCTCGTCGCCCAGGGCTACCACTACACCCTCCAGGTGCCGCCTGCACCGCATCCAGTGGTCCTCAAGAAAGAACCCTCTGACAGCTCCGACGTCATGGACGTCATTGGCTCTTGGTGGGACCACGAGCAGAAGATGAGGCAGCAGACGGCCACATAA